A region of Subdoligranulum variabile DNA encodes the following proteins:
- a CDS encoding IS3 family transposase: protein MSKFYDDAQKWQLYVRHRRGRTLTQLQDETGITDKPLRAWFRAFDAQLSCPDNQDLLRLQEELRALREQHRQTIAELEAVRTIVQQALPEFTRFQAACRWIPVYGPNLTCRLFGIRKSNFYYRTQRRPAKTQNQQRDEVLRPLVEKIYLRSGKRISSEAIRQKLLDQGISISKRKVLSFLQEWKADKGTTSARMSAAAAQRRFCHLNLLDRQFNPEAPNKAWVSDITELHYAGGKLYLCVVLDLFSRKVLAARASCQNDTALVARTFETAFLRRGRPRGLLFHSDQGRQYTSDYFRELLEEFSVRQSFSTPGVPYDNAVMESFFASLKKEEYHRYCYKSIGALLDSVQQYLLFYNRQRPHSRLGYRTPEEMEQLYKTKQAASTLTDRLLPADNL from the coding sequence AGGATGAAACCGGCATCACCGACAAGCCCTTGCGCGCATGGTTCCGTGCTTTCGACGCCCAGCTGTCCTGTCCCGACAACCAGGACCTGCTGCGGCTGCAGGAAGAACTCCGTGCGCTGCGGGAGCAGCACCGGCAAACCATCGCGGAACTGGAGGCAGTGCGCACCATCGTGCAGCAGGCTCTGCCGGAGTTCACCCGCTTTCAGGCTGCTTGCCGCTGGATTCCCGTCTACGGTCCCAACCTGACCTGCCGGCTTTTCGGCATCCGCAAATCCAACTTCTACTACCGCACCCAGCGGCGTCCCGCCAAAACCCAGAACCAGCAGCGGGACGAAGTGCTGCGCCCGCTGGTGGAAAAGATTTACCTGCGCTCCGGCAAGCGGATTTCCTCCGAGGCAATCCGGCAGAAACTGCTGGACCAGGGCATCTCCATCAGCAAGCGGAAGGTTCTTTCCTTCCTGCAGGAATGGAAGGCAGACAAAGGAACTACTTCTGCCCGTATGTCTGCGGCGGCGGCCCAGCGCCGCTTCTGCCATCTCAACCTGCTGGACCGCCAGTTCAATCCGGAGGCCCCGAACAAGGCCTGGGTCAGCGACATCACCGAGCTGCACTATGCCGGCGGCAAGCTCTACCTGTGCGTTGTGCTGGACTTATTTTCCCGCAAAGTCCTGGCAGCCAGGGCCTCCTGCCAGAATGACACCGCCCTGGTGGCCCGGACCTTTGAGACCGCCTTTCTCCGGAGAGGACGGCCTCGCGGGCTGCTCTTTCACAGCGACCAGGGCCGGCAATACACCTCGGATTACTTCCGGGAATTGCTGGAGGAGTTCAGTGTCCGGCAGTCCTTTTCGACGCCCGGCGTTCCCTATGACAACGCCGTCATGGAATCTTTTTTTGCCAGCCTGAAGAAAGAAGAATACCACCGGTATTGCTATAAAAGTATCGGCGCACTGTTGGATTCCGTGCAGCAGTACCTGCTCTTTTACAACCGGCAGCGCCCCCACAGCCGGTTGGGATACCGAACACCGGAGGAGATGGAACAGCTATATAAAACGAAACAGGCGGCCAGTACATTGACTGACCGCCTGCTTCCTGCCGACAACCTATAA
- a CDS encoding ABC transporter ATP-binding protein, producing MKDLRLIFRYSKPYLRDLIIAVGLLIIECAFEMIIPVLMSTLIDEGVPAHDMPVILRQGGLMVVCAVLALVTGLLYARFAARYANGFAAELRLAEYAAVQKFDFANLDHFSTASLVTRMTTDATVLLNAVNTGLRPLVRSPVMLFMGLGMAFILSPRLTIIFLVATPILAAMLAWIVSKVAPLYGRQQSAVDHLNSRIQEGLTAIRVIKAFVRGDWENQQFDEVNTELSDASTETFRFAVLNMPSFQTVMYTCIVCIMWFGGNFILTGNMSVGQLTAFLSYVLQVLNSVMMFSGVFLQMTRSLASARRIREVLTEQPDLANADQPVTEIENGAIDFENVSFKYNAGAEKNALSDITLHIPAGATVGIIGGTGSAKTTLVQLIPRLYDATAGTVRVGGRDVRDYDLAALRDAVGIVLQKNLLFSGTIRDNLKWGSPDATDDQIWAACRAARADEFLDRMPDGLDTDLGQGGVNVSGGQKQRLCIARTLLKHPKVLIFDDSTSAVDTATESGIRHALAQLTDVTKLIIAQRISSVQSADLIVILDDGRLHAVGTHAELLAHDTIYQEIYQSQKKGGDPQ from the coding sequence ATGAAGGATCTTCGGCTGATCTTCCGCTACAGCAAACCCTATCTGCGGGACCTGATCATCGCGGTGGGTCTGCTCATCATCGAGTGCGCCTTTGAGATGATCATCCCGGTGCTCATGTCCACCCTCATCGACGAGGGCGTGCCCGCCCACGATATGCCCGTCATTCTGCGCCAGGGCGGCCTGATGGTGGTCTGCGCGGTGCTGGCCCTCGTCACCGGTCTGCTCTACGCCCGGTTCGCCGCCCGCTACGCCAACGGCTTCGCCGCCGAACTGCGCCTGGCCGAGTACGCCGCCGTGCAGAAATTCGACTTCGCCAACCTGGACCATTTCTCCACCGCGTCGCTGGTCACCCGCATGACCACCGACGCCACCGTGCTGCTCAACGCCGTGAACACCGGCCTGCGGCCGCTGGTGCGCAGCCCGGTCATGCTCTTTATGGGCCTGGGCATGGCGTTCATCCTCAGCCCCCGGCTGACCATCATCTTCCTGGTGGCCACCCCCATCCTGGCCGCCATGCTGGCCTGGATCGTCAGCAAGGTGGCGCCCCTCTACGGCCGCCAGCAGAGCGCTGTGGACCATCTGAACAGCCGCATCCAGGAGGGCCTCACCGCCATCCGGGTCATCAAGGCTTTCGTGCGGGGGGACTGGGAAAACCAGCAGTTTGACGAGGTCAACACCGAACTCAGCGATGCCAGCACCGAGACCTTCCGCTTTGCCGTGCTGAACATGCCCTCCTTCCAGACGGTCATGTACACCTGCATCGTCTGCATCATGTGGTTCGGCGGCAACTTCATCCTCACCGGCAATATGAGCGTAGGCCAGCTCACGGCCTTCCTCAGCTATGTGCTCCAGGTGCTCAACTCGGTGATGATGTTCTCCGGCGTCTTCCTCCAGATGACCCGCTCCCTGGCCAGCGCCCGCCGCATCCGGGAGGTGCTCACCGAACAGCCCGATCTGGCCAACGCCGACCAGCCCGTCACCGAGATCGAAAACGGCGCCATCGACTTCGAGAACGTCAGCTTCAAGTACAACGCCGGAGCGGAAAAGAACGCCCTGTCGGACATCACGCTGCACATTCCGGCAGGGGCCACCGTGGGCATCATCGGCGGCACCGGTTCCGCCAAGACCACCCTGGTCCAGCTGATCCCCCGCCTGTATGACGCCACCGCCGGCACCGTCAGGGTGGGCGGCCGGGACGTGCGGGACTACGACCTCGCCGCCCTGCGGGACGCCGTGGGCATCGTGCTGCAGAAGAATCTGCTCTTCTCCGGCACCATCCGGGACAACCTGAAATGGGGCAGCCCCGACGCCACCGACGACCAGATCTGGGCTGCCTGCCGCGCTGCCCGCGCCGACGAATTCCTGGACCGCATGCCTGACGGCCTGGACACCGATCTGGGGCAGGGAGGCGTGAATGTGTCGGGGGGCCAGAAGCAGCGCCTCTGCATCGCCCGCACCCTGCTCAAGCACCCCAAGGTGCTGATCTTTGACGACTCCACCAGCGCCGTGGATACCGCCACCGAGTCGGGTATCCGCCACGCCCTGGCCCAGCTCACCGACGTGACCAAACTCATCATTGCCCAGCGCATCAGTTCGGTGCAGAGCGCCGACCTCATCGTCATCCTGGACGACGGCCGCCTCCACGCCGTGGGCACCCACGCCGAACTGCTGGCCCACGATACCATCTATCAGGAAATCTACCAGTCCCAGAAGAAAGGGGGCGACCCACAATGA
- a CDS encoding ABC transporter ATP-binding protein, whose amino-acid sequence MMRVTGGRRPQNLGHTLSCLWVYLKHHSIMLTLVAVLASLSAIAALIGTYMIRPVVNGLLENGSLTYLASGVGLTAVVYIIGALCTLGYSQIMVRAAQKVLREIRRDLFAHLQTLPLQFFDTNRKGDLMSLFTNDVDTVSDALNNSFALVIQTFVQVAGTLIMLFVLNWRLSLLVVVGYAAMFWYIDFSTKHSRAFYAKQQGCLGELDAYIEEMIAGQKVVKVFNHQQADLAGFAARNEKLRQAGTGAQSYAATMIPAVVSIGYINYAVIAVLGGLMVMKGWTDLGSLASYLVFVRQTTMPINQFTQQGNFLLAALAGAERIFTAMEEDPEVDQGTVDLVTVREQPDGTLTECADGETTGRWAWCDRSRPNVPFQPLEGDVRFHNVDFGYVKGHLILQGLSLYAKPGQKIAFVGSTGAGKTTITNLINRFYDVTAGSITYDGIDVRLIRKDALRRSLGIVLQDTHLFTGTVADNIRFGKLDATQQEIEEAAKIANADSFIRRLPKGYDTMVTADGANLSQGQRQLLAIARAAVADPPVLILDEATSSIDTRTEALIEKGMDRLMEGRTVFVIAHRLSTVRNADAIIVLEHGHIVERGTHEELLAHKGEYYQLYNGMFELS is encoded by the coding sequence ATGATGCGAGTCACCGGCGGGCGCCGCCCGCAAAACCTGGGCCATACCCTCAGCTGCCTGTGGGTCTACCTGAAACATCACAGCATCATGCTCACCCTGGTGGCGGTACTGGCCTCCCTCAGCGCCATCGCCGCCCTCATCGGCACCTACATGATCCGCCCCGTGGTCAACGGCCTGCTGGAAAACGGCAGCCTGACCTACCTGGCCTCCGGTGTGGGCCTGACGGCGGTGGTCTATATCATCGGCGCCCTCTGCACCCTGGGCTACAGTCAGATCATGGTCCGCGCCGCCCAGAAGGTCCTGCGGGAGATCCGCCGCGACCTTTTTGCCCACCTGCAGACGCTGCCCCTCCAGTTCTTCGACACCAACCGCAAGGGCGACCTGATGAGCCTTTTCACCAACGATGTGGATACCGTCTCGGACGCCCTGAACAACAGCTTTGCCCTGGTCATCCAGACCTTCGTCCAGGTGGCGGGCACCCTGATCATGCTGTTCGTGCTGAACTGGCGGCTGTCGCTGCTGGTGGTGGTGGGCTACGCCGCCATGTTCTGGTATATTGATTTCAGCACCAAACACAGCCGGGCGTTCTACGCCAAACAGCAGGGCTGTCTGGGCGAACTGGACGCCTACATCGAGGAGATGATCGCCGGCCAGAAGGTGGTCAAGGTCTTCAACCACCAGCAGGCCGACCTGGCCGGGTTCGCTGCCCGCAACGAAAAGCTGCGCCAGGCCGGCACCGGCGCCCAGAGCTACGCCGCCACCATGATCCCGGCGGTGGTGAGTATCGGATATATCAACTATGCGGTCATCGCGGTGCTGGGCGGCCTCATGGTCATGAAGGGCTGGACCGATCTGGGCAGCCTGGCCAGCTATCTGGTCTTTGTGCGCCAGACCACCATGCCCATCAACCAGTTCACCCAGCAGGGCAACTTCCTGCTTGCCGCCCTGGCCGGTGCCGAGCGGATCTTCACCGCCATGGAGGAGGATCCCGAGGTAGACCAGGGTACCGTGGATCTGGTCACGGTGCGCGAACAGCCCGACGGCACCCTCACAGAATGTGCCGATGGCGAGACCACCGGCCGCTGGGCCTGGTGTGACCGCAGCCGTCCCAACGTGCCCTTCCAGCCCCTGGAAGGGGATGTGCGGTTCCACAACGTGGACTTCGGCTATGTGAAAGGCCACCTGATCCTGCAGGGACTGTCCCTCTACGCCAAGCCCGGCCAGAAGATTGCCTTTGTGGGTTCCACCGGCGCGGGCAAGACCACCATCACCAACCTGATCAACCGGTTCTATGATGTGACGGCAGGGTCCATCACCTACGACGGCATCGACGTGCGGCTCATCCGCAAGGACGCGCTGCGCCGCAGCCTGGGCATCGTGCTGCAGGACACCCACCTGTTCACCGGAACCGTGGCGGATAACATCCGCTTCGGCAAGCTGGACGCCACCCAGCAGGAGATCGAGGAGGCTGCGAAGATCGCCAACGCCGACTCTTTCATCCGCCGCCTGCCCAAGGGGTACGACACCATGGTCACCGCCGACGGCGCCAACCTCAGCCAGGGCCAGCGCCAGCTGCTGGCCATCGCCCGGGCAGCGGTGGCGGACCCGCCGGTGCTGATCCTGGACGAGGCTACCTCCAGCATCGACACCCGCACCGAGGCCCTGATCGAAAAAGGCATGGACCGCCTGATGGAAGGCCGCACGGTGTTCGTGATCGCCCACCGGCTCTCCACGGTGCGCAACGCCGACGCCATCATCGTGCTGGAGCACGGCCACATTGTGGAGCGCGGCACCCACGAGGAACTGTTGGCCCACAAGGGCGAGTACTACCAGCTGTACAACGGCATGTTTGAGCTCTCCTGA